From one Lysinibacillus sp. G4S2 genomic stretch:
- a CDS encoding GNAT family protein, with translation MTVTYWTGQSLTLRAIQPEDIVIFEFLDDEILRNMDSIHFPRSADQMREWVEEQLSEEDDEFRFIAVDRENNIVGMIETFDCDLKNGVLDYYLAVFEPYRGKGYAKEMILMVLRFFFSERPYQKVNTTVYSFNEPSMRLHEKLGFMKEGQLRNIIFTKGAYYDGICYGMTRQEFEQNHGALS, from the coding sequence ATGACAGTTACTTATTGGACAGGACAAAGTCTTACACTACGAGCGATACAACCAGAAGATATCGTTATCTTTGAATTTTTAGATGATGAAATTTTACGAAATATGGATTCAATACATTTTCCTCGCTCCGCGGATCAAATGAGGGAATGGGTAGAAGAGCAATTGTCAGAAGAAGATGATGAATTTCGTTTTATTGCAGTAGATAGAGAGAATAATATTGTCGGTATGATTGAAACCTTTGATTGTGATTTGAAAAATGGTGTTTTGGATTATTACTTGGCTGTATTTGAGCCATACAGAGGTAAAGGCTATGCAAAAGAAATGATTCTTATGGTTCTTCGCTTCTTCTTTTCAGAGCGTCCTTATCAAAAAGTAAATACAACCGTTTACTCGTTCAATGAACCATCTATGCGCTTGCATGAAAAATTAGGTTTCATGAAAGAGGGGCAACTAAGAAATATCATTTTCACTAAAGGAGCTTATTACGATGGTATTTGCTACGGTATGACAAGACAAGAGTTTGAGCAGAATCATGGGGCCCTGTCATAA
- a CDS encoding MerR family DNA-binding transcriptional regulator: MYPIGQFSRKTGVSIRTLRYYDEMNEFVKAILHFENGT; encoded by the coding sequence ATGTATCCGATTGGTCAATTTTCGAGGAAGACAGGTGTCTCGATCCGAACTCTTCGCTATTATGATGAAATGAATGAATTTGTTAAAGCCATCTTACATTTCGAAAACGGGACGTAG
- the ilvA gene encoding threonine ammonia-lyase IlvA yields the protein MEATDARTVQVENILIAHHFLKDVVVHTPLQKNEYLSEKYGANIFFKREDLQHVRSFKLRGAYYKIKKIEEDARQAGVVCASAGNHAQGVAYACAQLKIQASIFMPQTTPKQKIDQVRMFGRDYVEIILAGDTFDDSAESALAYCEQHDKIFIHPFDDFDVIAGQGTVAVEIMNDMEEPIDYIFGSIGGGGLMSGVSAYVKNLSPTSKIIGVEPAGAGSMKAAFAEGGAVALDWIDKFVDGAAVKCVGNHTYDVCRRYLDDIVLVPEGKVCTTILDLYNKHAIIAEPAGALSVAALDYYKEEIKGKSIVIIISGGNNDIGRMQEIKEKSLIHEGLLYYFIVSFPQRAGALRQFLTSVVGPNDDITTFEYTKKNNKESGPALVGIELGNRDDYEGLLARMNEFGFKYKEVNNDIQLFGLLV from the coding sequence ATGGAAGCTACTGACGCTAGAACCGTGCAAGTAGAAAATATCTTGATTGCACATCATTTCTTAAAAGACGTAGTGGTGCACACACCGCTACAAAAAAATGAATATTTATCCGAGAAATACGGAGCTAATATTTTTTTTAAACGCGAAGATTTACAGCATGTGCGCTCATTTAAACTTCGAGGTGCCTATTATAAGATTAAAAAAATTGAAGAAGATGCTCGCCAAGCTGGTGTTGTTTGTGCAAGTGCGGGCAATCATGCCCAAGGTGTTGCTTACGCCTGTGCACAACTGAAAATTCAGGCAAGCATTTTTATGCCTCAAACTACACCTAAGCAAAAAATTGATCAAGTGCGTATGTTTGGTCGTGATTATGTAGAAATTATTTTAGCGGGCGATACGTTTGATGATTCTGCAGAAAGTGCATTAGCTTACTGTGAACAACACGATAAAATCTTTATCCATCCATTTGACGATTTTGATGTCATCGCAGGCCAAGGAACGGTTGCCGTTGAAATTATGAATGACATGGAGGAACCGATCGACTACATATTTGGTAGTATCGGTGGCGGTGGCTTAATGTCAGGTGTTTCTGCCTACGTGAAAAACCTTTCCCCTACTAGCAAAATTATCGGTGTAGAGCCTGCTGGGGCGGGCAGTATGAAGGCTGCATTTGCAGAAGGCGGTGCAGTGGCACTTGATTGGATTGACAAGTTCGTAGATGGTGCTGCAGTAAAATGCGTCGGCAATCACACTTATGATGTTTGTCGCCGCTATTTAGACGACATCGTACTAGTACCAGAAGGAAAAGTATGTACAACAATCTTAGATCTTTATAATAAACACGCCATTATCGCAGAGCCTGCTGGAGCATTATCAGTTGCGGCACTCGACTATTATAAGGAAGAAATTAAAGGCAAATCTATCGTTATCATCATTAGTGGCGGTAATAATGACATCGGACGTATGCAGGAGATTAAAGAAAAATCTTTAATTCACGAAGGCTTACTCTACTACTTCATCGTAAGCTTCCCACAGCGAGCAGGCGCACTTCGCCAATTCTTAACAAGCGTTGTAGGTCCCAATGACGACATCACAACTTTCGAGTATACAAAGAAAAACAACAAAGAAAGTGGTCCTGCCTTAGTCGGAATCGAGCTTGGTAATCGTGATGACTACGAGGGATTACTAGCACGCATGAATGAGTTTGGCTTCAAATACAAAGAAGTAAACAACGACATTCAACTATTCGGCTTACTAGTCTAA
- the trpB gene encoding tryptophan synthase subunit beta, with protein MNTLAEKKGYFGEFGGSFVPDELQNVLTILDENFQKYKDDEDFNKELEYYFREYVGRKSPLYFAENLTKQLGGAKIYLKREDLNHTGSHKINNVLGQILLAKRMGANRVIAETGAGQHGVATATACAMFGMDCTIYMGLEDTKRQALNVFRMELLGAKVVAVDKGQGRLKDAVDEAFADLVENYETTFYLLGSAVGPHPFPSMVKHFQSVISRESREQILEKEGKLPAAVLACVGGGSNAIGAFAKYIADENVRLIGIEPDKAATLNEGTPGELHGFKCLVLQDAEGNPLPTYSIAAGLDYPGAGPEHSYLKTIGRGEYVTVTNEEVLEAFQVLSKVEGIIPALESSHAVAHALKLAPTLSPGDSIIINISGRGDKDVEQVFQMLNK; from the coding sequence ATGAATACATTAGCAGAGAAAAAAGGATATTTCGGTGAATTTGGCGGTAGCTTTGTTCCTGATGAGCTTCAAAATGTTTTAACTATTTTAGATGAAAACTTCCAAAAATATAAAGACGATGAAGACTTTAATAAAGAGCTAGAGTATTATTTCCGTGAATATGTTGGGCGCAAATCTCCACTTTATTTTGCTGAAAATTTAACAAAACAATTAGGTGGCGCGAAAATTTATTTAAAGCGTGAAGATCTTAACCATACAGGTTCACATAAAATTAATAACGTTCTCGGACAGATTTTATTAGCAAAGCGTATGGGTGCTAATCGTGTTATTGCCGAAACAGGTGCAGGTCAGCATGGTGTAGCAACAGCAACTGCTTGTGCAATGTTCGGGATGGATTGCACAATTTATATGGGCTTAGAAGATACAAAACGTCAAGCACTAAACGTGTTCCGTATGGAGCTTCTTGGTGCAAAGGTAGTAGCCGTTGATAAAGGTCAAGGACGACTAAAAGATGCAGTGGATGAAGCATTTGCTGATTTAGTAGAAAACTATGAAACGACTTTCTATTTACTAGGCTCTGCAGTTGGACCTCACCCATTCCCTTCAATGGTGAAGCATTTCCAATCCGTCATTAGCCGTGAAAGTCGCGAACAAATTTTAGAAAAAGAAGGAAAACTACCAGCAGCAGTACTTGCTTGTGTCGGTGGCGGTAGTAATGCGATTGGGGCTTTTGCAAAATATATTGCAGATGAAAATGTACGCCTCATCGGTATTGAACCAGATAAGGCTGCAACATTAAACGAAGGAACACCGGGTGAATTACACGGCTTCAAATGTTTAGTACTGCAAGATGCTGAGGGCAATCCACTACCAACTTATTCGATTGCCGCTGGACTAGATTATCCTGGTGCTGGTCCGGAGCATAGCTATTTAAAAACAATTGGTCGTGGAGAATATGTAACGGTAACAAATGAAGAAGTGCTTGAAGCATTCCAAGTGCTTTCAAAAGTTGAAGGCATTATCCCTGCACTTGAAAGCTCGCACGCAGTTGCTCATGCATTAAAGCTTGCGCCAACGTTATCTCCTGGTGACAGTATTATTATCAATATCTCTGGCCGTGGAGACAAAGACGTAGAACAAGTTTTTCAAATGTTAAATAAATAA
- a CDS encoding nuclease-related domain-containing protein, with translation MLLKKKREVSSKQRVLEMIERRLPKSHVKYDYFQEMLGRTKAGIAGEQRVDREWREIYLEHAYYLLHDVELKDESAGGSTHQMDTLFMSQHFVLIVEIKNIVGHVEYMEDNHQFIRITSDGRVDGFRNPFDQVKRHARFLRRLFQMSGHHIPIEYIVVSANPNMIMTPTFLSQPIIHVSGLAERIGQLFKQHQQVCLSETDLRELSADILTRHKPTQWTLDIKVDELKKGALCSHCHFDHVLRYTHGKWRCSNCQSINNQSMLVALHDFRLMISNNITNAQFRNFFDIDSEKAVYYLLKKLKFEAIGENKNRKYIIPAKLLD, from the coding sequence ATGCTACTGAAAAAAAAGCGGGAAGTTTCATCGAAGCAACGCGTGTTAGAAATGATTGAAAGGCGGTTACCGAAATCTCACGTTAAGTATGATTATTTTCAAGAAATGCTAGGAAGAACAAAGGCTGGTATTGCTGGCGAGCAAAGAGTAGATCGAGAATGGCGGGAAATCTATTTGGAGCATGCGTATTATTTATTGCATGATGTAGAGCTTAAGGATGAGAGTGCTGGGGGATCGACGCATCAAATGGATACATTATTTATGTCCCAACATTTTGTGCTAATCGTTGAAATTAAAAATATCGTTGGCCATGTAGAGTATATGGAAGATAACCATCAATTTATTCGAATTACTTCTGATGGTAGAGTAGATGGCTTTAGAAATCCCTTTGATCAAGTGAAGCGACATGCTAGATTTTTGCGTCGGCTATTTCAAATGAGTGGACATCATATACCTATTGAATATATAGTCGTTTCTGCAAATCCGAATATGATTATGACGCCCACTTTTTTGTCCCAGCCAATTATTCATGTAAGTGGCTTGGCTGAAAGGATAGGTCAACTGTTCAAGCAGCATCAACAAGTCTGTCTAAGTGAAACAGATTTGAGAGAATTATCAGCGGATATTTTGACGAGGCACAAACCAACTCAATGGACCCTAGATATTAAAGTGGATGAATTGAAGAAAGGTGCACTATGCTCGCATTGTCATTTTGACCATGTCCTACGTTACACCCATGGGAAATGGCGTTGTAGCAATTGCCAATCGATTAATAATCAATCGATGCTAGTCGCATTACATGATTTTCGATTAATGATAAGCAACAATATTACAAATGCTCAATTTCGTAATTTTTTTGATATTGACTCAGAGAAGGCAGTTTATTATTTATTGAAAAAGTTAAAATTTGAAGCGATAGGTGAAAATAAAAATAGAAAATATATAATTCCTGCCAAATTGTTAGATTAA
- a CDS encoding QueT transporter family protein — MKIKFLATSGIIAALYIAVTLLVAPFGFTEVQFRVSEIFNHLVAFNPRFAVGIIIGVFISNLFSPNGILDVFFGVGHSMITLGLFILICKFVKNIWARLIINTLLFTFTMFIIAFELNIALEVPFFWTWLTVAAGEFVVLAIGAPIMYVLNKRLNFKDLI, encoded by the coding sequence ATGAAAATAAAATTTTTAGCAACGAGTGGTATTATTGCAGCACTCTATATTGCTGTTACATTGCTAGTCGCTCCATTTGGCTTTACAGAGGTACAGTTCCGTGTATCGGAAATTTTTAACCATCTAGTCGCCTTTAATCCACGATTTGCCGTTGGGATCATTATTGGTGTATTTATCTCCAATTTATTTTCACCAAACGGCATTCTAGATGTTTTTTTCGGTGTAGGCCATTCGATGATTACCCTTGGATTGTTCATTCTTATTTGTAAATTTGTCAAAAATATTTGGGCACGTTTAATCATTAATACATTGTTATTTACATTCACAATGTTTATCATTGCCTTTGAATTGAACATAGCCTTGGAAGTACCATTCTTCTGGACATGGCTAACTGTTGCTGCAGGTGAGTTTGTTGTATTAGCAATTGGTGCGCCGATTATGTATGTATTGAATAAGCGCTTAAACTTCAAAGATTTAATTTAA
- a CDS encoding long-chain fatty acid--CoA ligase encodes MMQTPLVLTSFFNRAENYFARKTIVSRTSPQKIHRLTYGEWAKRTRRLADALTKLGMKRGSKIGSFAWNQHRHLEAYFAVPCSGAVLHMVNIRLSEEHLTYIINHAEDEILIIDVDLLPIIENIAPELKTVKHYIIMTDEDTLPETTLPNALSYEDLLAAADENYQFPEDLEEEEPAGMCYTSATTGNPKGVVYSHRGLVLHSMMLNMSDSMGISERDVVMPIVPMFHANAWGLPFASVNVGATQVLPGPQFTSAIILDLVEQEKITLTAGVPTIWIGALQEQEKRERDISSLRAICCGGSSSPTRLIRTFEEQYGIPYIVVYGMTETTPIVALSNYMSWMDDWPIEKKIESRAMQGMTMAGIESSIINDNGEVPWDGETMGELRLRGPWISHEYYRDERTADAYRDGWLYTGDIAVRSEDGFIKISDRTKDLIKSGGEWISSVDLENALMTHDAVLEAAVIAIPHAKWQERPLACVVLKEGKSATDAELLAFLENQFAKWWVPDDVVFLEEIPKTSVGKFLKAKLRDNVAEIYPKLSSLV; translated from the coding sequence ATGATGCAGACGCCGTTAGTATTAACAAGCTTTTTTAATCGAGCAGAAAATTATTTTGCTAGAAAGACTATTGTTTCACGAACGAGCCCACAGAAGATTCACCGTTTAACATATGGAGAGTGGGCGAAAAGGACACGTCGTTTAGCAGATGCGCTAACAAAGCTGGGGATGAAAAGGGGATCAAAGATTGGCTCCTTTGCCTGGAATCAGCATCGCCACTTAGAGGCCTATTTTGCGGTACCATGTTCTGGAGCTGTTTTGCACATGGTGAATATTCGTTTATCTGAAGAGCATTTAACTTATATTATTAATCATGCAGAAGATGAGATTTTAATAATCGATGTTGATTTGCTACCAATCATTGAAAACATTGCGCCTGAGCTTAAGACCGTAAAACATTATATTATTATGACGGATGAGGATACTTTACCAGAAACGACATTACCTAATGCATTATCATATGAGGATTTATTGGCAGCAGCGGATGAAAACTATCAATTCCCAGAGGATTTAGAGGAAGAGGAGCCTGCTGGAATGTGCTATACAAGTGCTACAACAGGAAATCCGAAGGGTGTTGTTTATTCACATCGAGGTCTAGTGTTACACAGTATGATGCTGAATATGTCTGATTCAATGGGCATTTCCGAGCGTGATGTTGTGATGCCAATTGTACCGATGTTTCATGCAAATGCATGGGGTCTACCGTTTGCAAGTGTCAATGTAGGTGCGACACAGGTACTGCCAGGTCCACAATTTACATCGGCAATAATTTTAGATTTAGTGGAGCAGGAGAAAATTACATTAACAGCTGGAGTGCCGACAATTTGGATTGGAGCGTTACAAGAACAAGAGAAGCGTGAACGAGATATAAGTTCGCTGCGTGCCATTTGTTGTGGTGGCTCTTCTTCACCTACTCGACTTATTCGTACATTTGAAGAGCAATATGGCATTCCATATATTGTTGTATATGGGATGACTGAAACAACACCGATTGTAGCGTTATCGAATTATATGTCTTGGATGGATGACTGGCCAATTGAAAAGAAAATCGAATCGCGAGCAATGCAAGGAATGACGATGGCTGGGATTGAATCTAGTATTATTAATGACAATGGAGAAGTGCCGTGGGATGGAGAGACCATGGGTGAATTACGTTTACGAGGTCCATGGATTTCACACGAGTACTATCGTGATGAACGAACAGCTGATGCCTATCGAGATGGCTGGTTATATACAGGGGACATTGCGGTGCGATCAGAGGATGGCTTTATTAAAATATCAGATCGTACAAAGGATTTAATTAAATCAGGTGGGGAGTGGATATCCTCAGTTGATTTAGAAAATGCGTTAATGACGCATGATGCTGTTTTGGAAGCAGCAGTTATCGCAATTCCTCATGCCAAATGGCAAGAACGTCCGCTAGCCTGCGTTGTATTGAAGGAAGGAAAGTCAGCAACCGACGCAGAGCTTCTTGCATTTTTAGAAAATCAATTTGCAAAATGGTGGGTGCCGGATGATGTTGTATTTTTAGAGGAAATTCCTAAAACATCGGTTGGGAAATTCCTGAAAGCTAAGCTTCGAGATAATGTGGCAGAAATTTATCCGAAATTAAGTTCATTAGTATAG
- a CDS encoding MerR family transcriptional regulator, with the protein MNLLKPSYISKTGRRFYENEDIITLQKITGLKALGFSLKDIQQLMRQSQWDITESLEYQKEKLLHKLVDIKKNIELLEYTISLAQSNQVIEPEVFVALIQNNLHMESQQRWLKGYLPNEIYTVSNSYNVCYDAHLINIINQLKIAYKNQFTDTEVHTILKEFFSQLPLELFNRLLTEPNLMEIQLDRMLFLSPFSKQEEEWLIEKIENMLKEYKTK; encoded by the coding sequence ATGAATTTGTTAAAGCCATCTTACATTTCGAAAACGGGACGTAGATTTTATGAAAATGAGGATATAATTACACTACAAAAAATTACAGGATTAAAAGCGTTAGGATTTTCGTTAAAAGATATTCAACAGCTAATGAGACAATCACAATGGGACATAACAGAATCTTTAGAGTACCAAAAGGAGAAATTGCTTCATAAATTGGTGGACATTAAAAAGAATATTGAACTACTTGAATATACAATTTCGTTAGCCCAATCAAATCAGGTAATCGAACCAGAGGTATTTGTTGCATTAATTCAAAATAATTTACACATGGAATCTCAGCAGCGATGGTTAAAAGGTTATTTACCAAATGAAATTTATACAGTATCAAATAGTTACAACGTTTGTTATGATGCACATTTAATAAACATTATAAATCAATTGAAAATAGCTTATAAGAACCAATTTACGGATACCGAAGTACATACTATTCTCAAAGAATTTTTTTCTCAACTACCACTTGAACTATTTAATCGGTTACTAACAGAACCAAATCTAATGGAGATACAGTTGGATAGAATGTTATTTTTGTCACCATTTAGTAAACAAGAAGAAGAATGGTTAATTGAAAAAATAGAGAACATGCTAAAGGAGTATAAAACAAAATGA
- a CDS encoding CPBP family intramembrane glutamic endopeptidase, whose product MNILLWGFIGFTLLYEPIIGYWLYQRFKIRVLTDPASRIHYYKIVMLGLWIPTLIILIVVANSEITLEELRVIMPSINTKELGTIVTYIVIGVALLYSVLLLYYAIGYFISDKVKNKMKIMKQKQMKQIAFTELLPVTKKDKAIWNQVAWTAGVTEEIIYRGLLIFAFNTLFPEWSIWFVLLCTSIIFGLAHTYQNLSGAIRTTIFGFVFGMLAVALNSIIPLILLHALIDYVGKLGDENEED is encoded by the coding sequence ATGAACATACTATTATGGGGATTCATTGGGTTTACTCTTTTATATGAACCAATTATAGGTTATTGGTTATATCAAAGATTTAAAATACGTGTTCTGACTGATCCAGCAAGCAGGATACACTATTATAAGATTGTTATGCTAGGTTTGTGGATACCAACACTTATTATTTTAATAGTAGTGGCAAATTCTGAAATTACATTAGAAGAACTACGTGTAATAATGCCTAGTATTAACACAAAAGAATTAGGAACAATTGTTACATATATTGTTATAGGGGTAGCTCTATTATATAGTGTTTTGCTTTTATATTACGCAATTGGATATTTTATAAGTGATAAAGTTAAAAATAAGATGAAAATAATGAAGCAAAAACAAATGAAGCAAATAGCGTTTACTGAGTTACTACCTGTTACAAAGAAAGACAAAGCCATTTGGAATCAAGTGGCATGGACAGCAGGGGTCACAGAAGAAATTATTTACCGCGGATTGCTTATATTTGCATTTAACACATTATTTCCAGAATGGTCAATTTGGTTCGTTCTATTGTGTACCTCAATAATATTTGGTCTTGCACATACATATCAAAATTTATCTGGTGCCATTAGGACAACCATTTTTGGCTTTGTGTTCGGGATGCTTGCAGTCGCATTGAACTCCATTATACCTCTAATACTTCTTCATGCTTTGATTGATTACGTGGGGAAATTAGGTGATGAGAATGAAGAGGATTAA
- a CDS encoding ABC transporter permease — MFLAMFGAMEQGIIYAIMALGVYLTFRVLDFPDLTVDGSFVTGAATAATMILLGYNPILATLVAIVAGFIAGCMTGILHTKGKINPLLSGILMMIALYSINLRIMGLTAENTIGRPNIPLLNSETIFSKFQAFWSNLGIDDTLNSLLKNMGFQQVPSTWSTLIVVLIITILIKLIADWFLKTEVGLAIRATGDNKRMIRSFSANTDTLIILGLGLSNALVAFSGALIAQYSKFSDVSMGIGMIVIGLASVIIGEAIFGTKTIMRTTFAVIAGAIIYRIILALALRVDFLDSGDMKLITAIIVILALILPQFINKSKERKRKVKRAAEKTRVKTVEQGGNGLA, encoded by the coding sequence ATGTTTTTAGCAATGTTTGGCGCAATGGAGCAAGGAATCATCTATGCAATTATGGCACTTGGTGTGTATTTAACATTCCGCGTGTTAGATTTTCCGGATTTAACGGTTGATGGAAGCTTTGTAACAGGGGCAGCTACAGCAGCAACAATGATTCTGCTTGGCTACAACCCAATCTTAGCGACTTTAGTGGCAATTGTTGCTGGATTTATTGCTGGATGTATGACAGGAATTCTTCACACAAAAGGGAAAATTAATCCGCTACTATCGGGTATTTTAATGATGATTGCTTTGTATTCTATTAATCTACGTATTATGGGGTTAACGGCAGAAAATACGATAGGTCGTCCGAATATTCCACTATTGAACTCAGAGACTATATTTTCAAAGTTTCAAGCGTTTTGGAGTAATTTAGGGATAGATGATACATTAAATAGCCTATTAAAAAACATGGGCTTTCAGCAAGTACCATCAACATGGAGTACATTGATTGTAGTATTAATTATCACGATTTTAATTAAGTTAATAGCAGATTGGTTCTTAAAAACAGAGGTCGGACTGGCTATTCGAGCAACTGGTGATAATAAGCGTATGATTCGTAGCTTCTCAGCAAATACGGACACACTTATTATTCTAGGGCTAGGACTATCTAATGCACTTGTCGCCTTTTCTGGCGCTTTAATCGCACAGTATTCGAAATTCTCAGATGTAAGTATGGGGATTGGAATGATTGTTATCGGTCTTGCATCTGTTATTATCGGTGAAGCAATCTTCGGTACAAAAACGATTATGCGCACAACTTTTGCTGTCATTGCGGGAGCTATTATTTACCGCATTATTTTAGCGTTAGCATTACGTGTAGATTTCCTTGATTCAGGGGATATGAAATTAATTACAGCTATTATCGTTATTTTAGCGCTGATCTTACCTCAATTTATCAATAAGAGTAAGGAGCGCAAACGTAAAGTGAAGCGCGCAGCAGAGAAGACGCGAGTAAAGACGGTGGAGCAGGGAGGGAATGGCCTTGCTTAA
- a CDS encoding ABC transporter substrate-binding protein produces the protein MKSNLKKLSFLLFGLVLMLAACGSSGSSSSDSKGNETNNASESGKADDKTYKIGITQIVEHPSLNAATEGFKKAIEESGLKVEYESQIAQGDNSLNTTIANNLVSANVDLIFANSTPSAQAAATATSDIPIIFTSVTDAVGAQLIESMEKPGKNVTGTIDLHPDTISKTVAFLKELGAKNVGMVYNAGEQNSVAQVKEVKKVMGEQGLKVVEASAATSAEVKQATESLIGKADAFYIITDNTVVSALESVIDVANANKLPLIVGELDSVERGGLAAYGFEYFDIGYEAGQMAVKILKGEATPADTPAQYPQNLKLLINKKVADNLGIEIKDSWGAELFEK, from the coding sequence GTGAAAAGCAATTTAAAAAAGCTTTCGTTCCTGTTATTTGGGTTAGTTTTAATGCTTGCTGCTTGTGGTAGCAGTGGCTCTAGTTCATCTGATTCGAAAGGGAACGAAACGAATAATGCAAGTGAGAGCGGCAAAGCAGATGACAAAACATATAAAATCGGGATTACTCAAATTGTGGAGCATCCATCTTTAAATGCTGCAACTGAAGGCTTCAAAAAAGCAATTGAAGAATCTGGCTTAAAAGTTGAGTACGAATCGCAAATAGCGCAAGGGGATAATAGTCTTAATACAACGATTGCAAACAATCTAGTAAGTGCAAACGTAGATTTAATATTTGCTAACTCTACGCCGTCTGCACAAGCAGCAGCGACAGCAACTAGTGATATTCCAATTATTTTTACTTCTGTAACAGATGCTGTTGGAGCACAGCTCATTGAATCTATGGAGAAGCCAGGGAAAAATGTAACAGGTACGATCGATTTACATCCTGATACTATTTCAAAAACAGTGGCATTCTTAAAAGAACTTGGTGCCAAAAACGTTGGTATGGTTTACAACGCTGGTGAGCAAAACTCAGTAGCGCAAGTAAAAGAAGTGAAAAAAGTTATGGGTGAGCAAGGCCTAAAAGTGGTAGAGGCATCTGCGGCAACTTCTGCGGAAGTAAAACAAGCTACTGAATCATTAATCGGTAAAGCAGATGCATTCTATATTATTACTGATAATACAGTAGTTTCTGCTCTAGAATCTGTTATTGATGTAGCGAATGCTAATAAATTACCACTAATTGTAGGAGAGCTTGACTCAGTGGAACGTGGTGGCTTAGCGGCATACGGGTTTGAATATTTCGACATCGGTTATGAAGCAGGTCAAATGGCTGTGAAGATTCTAAAAGGGGAAGCAACACCTGCTGATACACCAGCGCAATACCCACAAAACTTAAAACTATTAATCAACAAAAAAGTAGCGGATAACTTAGGAATTGAAATCAAAGATTCTTGGGGAGCAGAGCTTTTTGAAAAGTAA
- a CDS encoding ABC transporter ATP-binding protein, with protein sequence MLKLHGINKVFNEGTPDEKIALAEINLHLMPGDFVTIIGSNGAGKSTMMNMVSGALTPDFGTVSIDGNEVTTLPEYKRSHYIGRVFQDPMAGTAPTMTIEENLALAYSRNKSRGLRIGVDKKRREFFKESLEMLGLNLENRLSAKVGLLSGGERQALSLLMATFTKPSILLLDEHTAALDPSRAELITRITKYLVEKDSLTTLMVTHNMQQALDLGNRLIMMDKGQIILEVGEDRKHELTIPDLMAEFERIRGEKMNSDRALLG encoded by the coding sequence TTGCTTAAATTACACGGCATTAATAAGGTTTTTAATGAAGGAACGCCAGATGAGAAAATTGCACTCGCAGAAATTAATTTGCACTTAATGCCAGGTGATTTTGTCACAATTATCGGCAGTAATGGTGCTGGTAAATCGACAATGATGAATATGGTTTCGGGTGCATTAACACCAGACTTCGGCACAGTTTCAATTGATGGGAATGAGGTTACAACTTTACCAGAATACAAGCGCTCCCACTACATTGGTCGCGTGTTCCAGGATCCAATGGCTGGTACAGCACCAACAATGACAATTGAGGAAAACTTAGCGTTAGCTTACTCACGTAATAAGAGTAGAGGTTTGCGTATCGGTGTTGATAAAAAGCGTCGAGAATTTTTCAAGGAATCGTTGGAGATGTTGGGTTTAAATCTGGAAAATCGCCTATCTGCAAAAGTCGGCTTACTTTCTGGTGGGGAACGTCAAGCGCTGTCACTTTTAATGGCGACGTTCACGAAGCCGTCGATTTTATTACTGGACGAGCATACAGCGGCACTTGACCCATCTCGTGCAGAGTTAATCACACGCATTACGAAATATTTAGTTGAGAAAGACAGCTTAACGACATTAATGGTCACGCACAATATGCAACAAGCATTAGACTTAGGGAATCGACTGATTATGATGGATAAAGGTCAAATCATTTTAGAAGTAGGCGAGGATCGCAAGCATGAATTGACCATTCCAGATTTAATGGCAGAGTTCGAACGAATCCGCGGTGAGAAAATGAACTCAGACCGTGCATTACTAGGATAA